Proteins from a single region of Drosophila biarmipes strain raj3 chromosome 3R, RU_DBia_V1.1, whole genome shotgun sequence:
- the LOC108025051 gene encoding uncharacterized protein LOC108025051 — translation MFNVYCFDSEAHLDAEMSSYWPKEERSFCSWEKIEAEQDYDTIIIDDDDDGSDSYHWRRKMKSESPFEDKGFESPFDDKGSLSPQDDFPDHKPTGPQPAKQKTNKKNPYQMRKTKVQLARHILARIAKNEAEGRTHPKDAKDKVRCQAMLKKLERHSRRNTQDIQPTKPMPDRSVVKNGRTPPKRSRRTGPSGSGKLDEEAKDNLVMALVDELHEDGYLLNQKWEEIETRLANMVTDRLMAVPDGPIPCFDSSDVIRGHRVIRCEDGFSKIFLSECVDEIGDSWDGLRIRLVHVSEIPWRPRARIWLPKGQRDHNRILSCLRAQNLDIDMSDWSILTAEQEMKTSQSFSFLINRRCLPQLEAAGYKVRYGIRMAKLKVFSSESDELPMENEELKTWRHEDAIPHFSNSRLSSQERCKRVDWK, via the exons ATGTTTaatgtttattgttttgaTTCGGAAGCACATTTGGACGCTGAAATGTCTAGTTATTGGCCAAAAGAGGAGCGCAGCTTCTGCTCCTGGGAGAAAATAGAGGCTGAACAGGACTACGATACGATAATAatcgatgatgatgatg ATGGATCTGATAGTTATCACTGGCGTCGTAAAATGAAGTCTGAATCCCCATTTGAAGACAAGGGGTTCGAGTCCCCATTTGATGACAAGGGGTCCCTTTCCCCGCAGGACGATTTCCCGGATCACAAACCAACAGGACCTCAGCCAGCCAAGCAAAAGACGAATAAAAAGAACCCCTACCAGATGCGAAAGACCAAGGTGCAACTGGCTCGCCATATTCTCGCCAGGATTGCCAAGAACGAGGCGGAAGGAAGGACGCATCCCAAAGATGCGAAGGACAAAGTTCGATGCCAGGCGATGTTGAAGAAATTGGAACGCCACAGCCGGAGGAATACGCAGGACATCCAGCCCACGAAACCGATGCCAGATCGCTCTGTGGTTAAGAACGGTAGAACGCCGCCCAAAAGATCAAGGCGTACAGGTCCGTCCGGATCTGGAAAGCTTGATGAGGAGGCCAAGGACAATCTGGTGATGGCCTTGGTGGACGAGCTGCATGAGGACGGCTATCTGCTCAATCAAAAATGGGAGGAGATCGAGACCAGGCTGGCGAACATGGTCACTGACAGACTGATGGCCGTGCCAGACGGTCCTATCCCGTGCTTTGACTCTTCCGACGTGATCCGAGGTCACCGCGTGATCAGATGCGAAGACGGCTTCTCGAAGATCTTCCTGTCGGAGTGTGTGGACGAGATTGGCGACAGCTGGGATGGCCTACGCATCAGGCTAGTCCATGTCAGCGAGATTCCCTGGAGGCCGCGTGCCCGCATCTGGTTGCCCAAGGGTCAAAGGGATCACAACCGGATCCTGAGCTGCCTGAGAGCACAGAACCTCGATATAGACATGTCGGACTGGAGCATTCTCACCGCAGAGCAGGAAATGAAGACAAGTCAGTCGTTCTCGTTCCTTATAAACCGTCGCTGTCTTCCCCAACTGGAAGCCGCCGGCTACAAGGTTCGCTACGGCATTCGAATGGCCAAGCTCAAGGTGTTTTCTTCCGAATCAGACGAGTTGCCTATGGAGAACGAAGAGCTCAAGACCTGGAGACATGAAGACGCCATACCACACTTCAGTAACTCTCGACTTTCCTCCCAAGAGAGATGCAAACGTGTGGACTGGAAGTGA
- the LOC108025426 gene encoding uncharacterized protein LOC108025426 isoform X4 produces the protein MPKYSPERQSLTGSSCSWEHISFESDDGASQDREFSLWSRRAQPDCSQVTRPGHGYNRLPPSRSPDRSPRRHRQRKPAGAPKPSGETYTDAMSSISPWKYSELLQDNLTMALVDMLHDDGCLLRERWGDIEAMLADMVATRIQSVPRGPHPSFDSSYEIHGHRVIRCADGFSKIFLEDCVAELSEAWHGLRITLVHASAIPCAAALAAGQDERTTLSSKNIDQMEKNSLGWMVPRGAKLSHIAIQEIQYRNVNKPKGQQKRFLLQDGSKSWRVLLGRGHKVRVVEHVPKMKEVEQTHEEQTDDEQADEEQTHEEQTEEVDQSYEEYIGTGAQKEIEKSHQMEEMNQIEEGVNEQQTEVNSFGWIVPRGAEFSDTAIKKIIEGDLTMRTRSRQKFLVHDGLKSWRVILCQGGRIRINKYTGNAAKRKEAEEVEESHQTEEMNQIEEGVNEQQTEVNSLGWIVPRGAEFSDTAVKKIIEANLTGRTRPRRKLLIHDGLKSWRVTLLQGGRIRIGQYTGTAAKKEKPEEVEESPQAEEMNQIEEEVNKEQTEVNSFGWIVPRGAEFSDTAIKKIIEGDLTMRTRPRQKFLVHDGLKSWRVILCQGGRIRINKYTGTVPKKEEPGESHQIEELNELKKAQQIMEGKNKIPNT, from the exons ATGCCCAAGTATTCACCGGAAAGGCAGAGCTTGACTGGCTCTTCCTGCTCCTGGGAGCACATAAGCTTCGAATCAGATGATGGTG CTTCCCAAGATCGGGAGTTCTCCCTTTGGAGTCGCCGTGCACAGCCGGACTGCTCACAAGTAACGAGGCCAGGGCATGGATACAATCGGTTGCCCCCGTCTAGATCCCCAGATAGAAGCCCCCGCAGGCATCGGCAGCGAAAACCAGCCGGAGCACCGAAGCCAAGTGGTGAAACGTATACGGATGCTATGTCGTCCATTTCGCCTTGGAAGTATTCCGAGTTGCTCCAGGATAACCTGACAATGGCTCTGGTGGACATGCTCCACGATGACGGCTGCCTGCTGCGCGAGAGATGGGGGGATATCGAGGCCATGTTGGCGGATATGGTGGCCACACGAATCCAGTCGGTGCCAAGGGGCCCCCACCCGTCGTTCGACTCGTCTTACGAGATCCACGGCCACCGGGTGATCAGGTGCGCCGACGGTTTCTCAAAGATCTTCCTGGAGGACTGCGTAGCCGAACTAAGTGAAGCTTGGCATGGCCTACGCATCACGCTTGTGCACGCCAGCGCAATACCTTGTGCAGCGGCCCTGGCAGCAGGCCAGGATGAACGGACTACCTTATCCAGCAAGAATATAGATCAGATGGAGAAAAACTCTTTAGGCTGGATGGTACCGCGGGGAGCGAAACTATCCCACATTGCGATCCAGGAGATCCAGTACAGAAATGTGAACAAGCCAAAAGGCCAACAGAAACGATTCCTGCTTCAGGATGGTTCAAAAAGCTGGAGGGTACTCTTAGGCCGAGGCCATAAAGTGCGTGTTGTAGAACACGTTCCAAAAATGAAGGAAGTGGAGCAGACGCACGAGGAGCAGACGGATGACGAGCAGGCGGATGAGGAACAGACGCATGAGGAACAGACGGAAGAGGTGGACCAGTCGTATGAAGAGTACATTGGAACTGGGGCGCAGAAGGAAATAGAGAAAAGCCACCAGATGGAGGAGATGAACCAGATAGAGGAAGGGGTCAACGAGCAGCAGACAGAGGTTAACTCTTTCGGGTGGATAGTACCTCGGGGAGCTGAGTTCTCCGACACTGCGATCAAGAAAATAATAGAAGGCGATCTCACTATGCGAACGAGATCGCGGCAGAAGTTTCTGGTTCATGATGGCTTGAAATCCTGGAGAGTAATCCTGTGTCAAGGTGGTCGAATACGCATTAACAAATATACTGGAAATGCGGCGAAAAGGAAAGAAGCAGAGGAAGTAGAGGAAAGCCACCAGACAGAGGAGATGAACCAGATAGAGGAAGGGGTCAACGAGCAGCAGACAGAG GTTAACTCCTTAGGCTGGATAGTACCTCGAGGAGCTGAGTTCTCCGACACTGCGGTCAAGAAAATAATAGAAGCTAATCTCACTGGGCGAACAAGACCGCGTCGGAAACTCCTAATTCATGATGGCTTGAAATCCTGGAGAGTGACCCTGTTACAAGGTGGTCGAATACGCATTGGCCAGTACACTGGCACTGCGGCGAAGAAGGAAAAACCAGAGGAAGTAGAGGAAAGCCCCCAGGCAGAGGAGATGAACCAGATTGAGGAAGAGGTCAATAAGGAGCAGACAGAGGTCAACTCTTTCGGCTGGATAGTACCTCGGGGAGCTGAGTTCTCGGACACAGCGATTAAGAAAATTATAGAAGGCGATCTCACTATGCGGACGAGACCGCGGCAGAAGTTTCTGGTTCATGATGGCTTGAAATCCTGGAGAGTAATCCTGTGTCAAGGTGGTCGAATACGCATTAACAAGTATACTGGAACTGTGCCGAAGAAGGAAGAACCAGGGGAAAGCCACCAGATAGAGGAGTTGAACGAGTTAAAGAAAGCGCAGCAGATTATGGAGGGCAAGAATAAAATTCCAAACAcctaa
- the LOC108025426 gene encoding uncharacterized protein LOC108025426 isoform X1 — MPKYSPERQSLTGSSCSWEHISFESDDGASQDREFSLWSRRAQPDCSQVTRPGHGYNRLPPSRSPDRSPRRHRQRKPAGAPKPSGETYTDAMSSISPWKYSELLQDNLTMALVDMLHDDGCLLRERWGDIEAMLADMVATRIQSVPRGPHPSFDSSYEIHGHRVIRCADGFSKIFLEDCVAELSEAWHGLRITLVHASAIPCAAALAAGQDERTTLSSKNIDQMEKNSLGWMVPRGAKLSHIAIQEIQYRNVNKPKGQQKRFLLQDGSKSWRVLLGRGHKVRVVEHVPKMKEVEQTHEEQTDDEQADEEQTHEEQTEEVDQSYEEYIGTGAQKEIEKSHQMEEMNQIEEGVNEQQTEVNSFGWIVPRGAEFSDTAIKKIIEGDLTMRTRSRQKFLVHDGLKSWRVILCQGGRIRINKYTGNAAKRKEAEEVEESHQTEEMNQIEEGVNEQQTEVNSFGWIVPRGAEFSDTAIKKIIEGDLTMRTRPRQKFLVHDGLKSWRVILCQGGRIRINKYTGNAAKRKEAEEVEESHQTEEMNQIEEEVKEEQTEVNSLGWIVPRGAEFSDTAVKKIIEANLTGRTRPRRKLLIHDGLKSWRVTLLQGGRIRIGQYTGTAAKKEKPEEVEESPQAEEMNQIEEEVNKEQTEVNSFGWIVPRGAEFSDTAIKKIIEGDLTMRTRPRQKFLVHDGLKSWRVILCQGGRIRINKYTGTVPKKEEPGESHQIEELNELKKAQQIMEGKNKIPNT, encoded by the exons ATGCCCAAGTATTCACCGGAAAGGCAGAGCTTGACTGGCTCTTCCTGCTCCTGGGAGCACATAAGCTTCGAATCAGATGATGGTG CTTCCCAAGATCGGGAGTTCTCCCTTTGGAGTCGCCGTGCACAGCCGGACTGCTCACAAGTAACGAGGCCAGGGCATGGATACAATCGGTTGCCCCCGTCTAGATCCCCAGATAGAAGCCCCCGCAGGCATCGGCAGCGAAAACCAGCCGGAGCACCGAAGCCAAGTGGTGAAACGTATACGGATGCTATGTCGTCCATTTCGCCTTGGAAGTATTCCGAGTTGCTCCAGGATAACCTGACAATGGCTCTGGTGGACATGCTCCACGATGACGGCTGCCTGCTGCGCGAGAGATGGGGGGATATCGAGGCCATGTTGGCGGATATGGTGGCCACACGAATCCAGTCGGTGCCAAGGGGCCCCCACCCGTCGTTCGACTCGTCTTACGAGATCCACGGCCACCGGGTGATCAGGTGCGCCGACGGTTTCTCAAAGATCTTCCTGGAGGACTGCGTAGCCGAACTAAGTGAAGCTTGGCATGGCCTACGCATCACGCTTGTGCACGCCAGCGCAATACCTTGTGCAGCGGCCCTGGCAGCAGGCCAGGATGAACGGACTACCTTATCCAGCAAGAATATAGATCAGATGGAGAAAAACTCTTTAGGCTGGATGGTACCGCGGGGAGCGAAACTATCCCACATTGCGATCCAGGAGATCCAGTACAGAAATGTGAACAAGCCAAAAGGCCAACAGAAACGATTCCTGCTTCAGGATGGTTCAAAAAGCTGGAGGGTACTCTTAGGCCGAGGCCATAAAGTGCGTGTTGTAGAACACGTTCCAAAAATGAAGGAAGTGGAGCAGACGCACGAGGAGCAGACGGATGACGAGCAGGCGGATGAGGAACAGACGCATGAGGAACAGACGGAAGAGGTGGACCAGTCGTATGAAGAGTACATTGGAACTGGGGCGCAGAAGGAAATAGAGAAAAGCCACCAGATGGAGGAGATGAACCAGATAGAGGAAGGGGTCAACGAGCAGCAGACAGAGGTTAACTCTTTCGGGTGGATAGTACCTCGGGGAGCTGAGTTCTCCGACACTGCGATCAAGAAAATAATAGAAGGCGATCTCACTATGCGAACGAGATCGCGGCAGAAGTTTCTGGTTCATGATGGCTTGAAATCCTGGAGAGTAATCCTGTGTCAAGGTGGTCGAATACGCATTAACAAATATACTGGAAATGCGGCGAAAAGGAAAGAAGCAGAGGAAGTAGAGGAAAGCCACCAGACAGAGGAGATGAACCAGATAGAGGAAGGGGTCAACGAGCAGCAGACAGAGGTTAACTCTTTCGGCTGGATAGTACCTCGGGGAGCTGAGTTCTCCGACACTGCGATCAAGAAAATAATAGAAGGTGATCTCACTATGCGAACGAGACCGCGGCAGAAGTTCTTGGTTCATGATGGCTTGAAATCCTGGAGAGTAATCCTGTGTCAAGGTGGTCGAATACGCATTAACAAATATACTGGAAATGCGGCGAAAAGGAAAGAAGCAGAGGAAGTAGAGGAAAGCCACCAGACAGAGGAGATGAACCAGATAGAGGAAGAGGTCAAAGAGGAGCAGACGGAGGTTAACTCCTTAGGCTGGATAGTACCTCGAGGAGCTGAGTTCTCCGACACTGCGGTCAAGAAAATAATAGAAGCTAATCTCACTGGGCGAACAAGACCGCGTCGGAAACTCCTAATTCATGATGGCTTGAAATCCTGGAGAGTGACCCTGTTACAAGGTGGTCGAATACGCATTGGCCAGTACACTGGCACTGCGGCGAAGAAGGAAAAACCAGAGGAAGTAGAGGAAAGCCCCCAGGCAGAGGAGATGAACCAGATTGAGGAAGAGGTCAATAAGGAGCAGACAGAGGTCAACTCTTTCGGCTGGATAGTACCTCGGGGAGCTGAGTTCTCGGACACAGCGATTAAGAAAATTATAGAAGGCGATCTCACTATGCGGACGAGACCGCGGCAGAAGTTTCTGGTTCATGATGGCTTGAAATCCTGGAGAGTAATCCTGTGTCAAGGTGGTCGAATACGCATTAACAAGTATACTGGAACTGTGCCGAAGAAGGAAGAACCAGGGGAAAGCCACCAGATAGAGGAGTTGAACGAGTTAAAGAAAGCGCAGCAGATTATGGAGGGCAAGAATAAAATTCCAAACAcctaa
- the LOC108025426 gene encoding uncharacterized protein LOC108025426 isoform X3 gives MPKYSPERQSLTGSSCSWEHISFESDDGASQDREFSLWSRRAQPDCSQVTRPGHGYNRLPPSRSPDRSPRRHRQRKPAGAPKPSGETYTDAMSSISPWKYSELLQDNLTMALVDMLHDDGCLLRERWGDIEAMLADMVATRIQSVPRGPHPSFDSSYEIHGHRVIRCADGFSKIFLEDCVAELSEAWHGLRITLVHASAIPCAAALAAGQDERTTLSSKNIDQMEKNSLGWMVPRGAKLSHIAIQEIQYRNVNKPKGQQKRFLLQDGSKSWRVLLGRGHKVRVVEHVPKMKEVEQTHEEQTDDEQADEEQTHEEQTEEVDQSYEEYIGTGAQKEIEKSHQMEEMNQIEEGVNEQQTEVNSFGWIVPRGAEFSDTAIKKIIEGDLTMRTRSRQKFLVHDGLKSWRVILCQGGRIRINKYTGNAAKRKEAEEVEESHQTEEMNQIEEGVNEQQTEVNSFGWIVPRGAEFSDTAIKKIIEANLTGRTRPRRKLLIHDGLKSWRVTLLQGGRIRIGQYTGTAAKKEKPEEVEESPQAEEMNQIEEEVNKEQTEVNSFGWIVPRGAEFSDTAIKKIIEGDLTMRTRPRQKFLVHDGLKSWRVILCQGGRIRINKYTGTVPKKEEPGESHQIEELNELKKAQQIMEGKNKIPNT, from the exons ATGCCCAAGTATTCACCGGAAAGGCAGAGCTTGACTGGCTCTTCCTGCTCCTGGGAGCACATAAGCTTCGAATCAGATGATGGTG CTTCCCAAGATCGGGAGTTCTCCCTTTGGAGTCGCCGTGCACAGCCGGACTGCTCACAAGTAACGAGGCCAGGGCATGGATACAATCGGTTGCCCCCGTCTAGATCCCCAGATAGAAGCCCCCGCAGGCATCGGCAGCGAAAACCAGCCGGAGCACCGAAGCCAAGTGGTGAAACGTATACGGATGCTATGTCGTCCATTTCGCCTTGGAAGTATTCCGAGTTGCTCCAGGATAACCTGACAATGGCTCTGGTGGACATGCTCCACGATGACGGCTGCCTGCTGCGCGAGAGATGGGGGGATATCGAGGCCATGTTGGCGGATATGGTGGCCACACGAATCCAGTCGGTGCCAAGGGGCCCCCACCCGTCGTTCGACTCGTCTTACGAGATCCACGGCCACCGGGTGATCAGGTGCGCCGACGGTTTCTCAAAGATCTTCCTGGAGGACTGCGTAGCCGAACTAAGTGAAGCTTGGCATGGCCTACGCATCACGCTTGTGCACGCCAGCGCAATACCTTGTGCAGCGGCCCTGGCAGCAGGCCAGGATGAACGGACTACCTTATCCAGCAAGAATATAGATCAGATGGAGAAAAACTCTTTAGGCTGGATGGTACCGCGGGGAGCGAAACTATCCCACATTGCGATCCAGGAGATCCAGTACAGAAATGTGAACAAGCCAAAAGGCCAACAGAAACGATTCCTGCTTCAGGATGGTTCAAAAAGCTGGAGGGTACTCTTAGGCCGAGGCCATAAAGTGCGTGTTGTAGAACACGTTCCAAAAATGAAGGAAGTGGAGCAGACGCACGAGGAGCAGACGGATGACGAGCAGGCGGATGAGGAACAGACGCATGAGGAACAGACGGAAGAGGTGGACCAGTCGTATGAAGAGTACATTGGAACTGGGGCGCAGAAGGAAATAGAGAAAAGCCACCAGATGGAGGAGATGAACCAGATAGAGGAAGGGGTCAACGAGCAGCAGACAGAGGTTAACTCTTTCGGGTGGATAGTACCTCGGGGAGCTGAGTTCTCCGACACTGCGATCAAGAAAATAATAGAAGGCGATCTCACTATGCGAACGAGATCGCGGCAGAAGTTTCTGGTTCATGATGGCTTGAAATCCTGGAGAGTAATCCTGTGTCAAGGTGGTCGAATACGCATTAACAAATATACTGGAAATGCGGCGAAAAGGAAAGAAGCAGAGGAAGTAGAGGAAAGCCACCAGACAGAGGAGATGAACCAGATAGAGGAAGGGGTCAACGAGCAGCAGACAGAGGTTAACTCTTTCGGCTGGATAGTACCTCGGGGAGCTGAGTTCTCCGACACTGCGATCAAGAAAATAATAGAAG CTAATCTCACTGGGCGAACAAGACCGCGTCGGAAACTCCTAATTCATGATGGCTTGAAATCCTGGAGAGTGACCCTGTTACAAGGTGGTCGAATACGCATTGGCCAGTACACTGGCACTGCGGCGAAGAAGGAAAAACCAGAGGAAGTAGAGGAAAGCCCCCAGGCAGAGGAGATGAACCAGATTGAGGAAGAGGTCAATAAGGAGCAGACAGAGGTCAACTCTTTCGGCTGGATAGTACCTCGGGGAGCTGAGTTCTCGGACACAGCGATTAAGAAAATTATAGAAGGCGATCTCACTATGCGGACGAGACCGCGGCAGAAGTTTCTGGTTCATGATGGCTTGAAATCCTGGAGAGTAATCCTGTGTCAAGGTGGTCGAATACGCATTAACAAGTATACTGGAACTGTGCCGAAGAAGGAAGAACCAGGGGAAAGCCACCAGATAGAGGAGTTGAACGAGTTAAAGAAAGCGCAGCAGATTATGGAGGGCAAGAATAAAATTCCAAACAcctaa
- the LOC108025426 gene encoding uncharacterized protein LOC108025426 isoform X2 encodes MPKYSPERQSLTGSSCSWEHISFESDDASQDREFSLWSRRAQPDCSQVTRPGHGYNRLPPSRSPDRSPRRHRQRKPAGAPKPSGETYTDAMSSISPWKYSELLQDNLTMALVDMLHDDGCLLRERWGDIEAMLADMVATRIQSVPRGPHPSFDSSYEIHGHRVIRCADGFSKIFLEDCVAELSEAWHGLRITLVHASAIPCAAALAAGQDERTTLSSKNIDQMEKNSLGWMVPRGAKLSHIAIQEIQYRNVNKPKGQQKRFLLQDGSKSWRVLLGRGHKVRVVEHVPKMKEVEQTHEEQTDDEQADEEQTHEEQTEEVDQSYEEYIGTGAQKEIEKSHQMEEMNQIEEGVNEQQTEVNSFGWIVPRGAEFSDTAIKKIIEGDLTMRTRSRQKFLVHDGLKSWRVILCQGGRIRINKYTGNAAKRKEAEEVEESHQTEEMNQIEEGVNEQQTEVNSFGWIVPRGAEFSDTAIKKIIEGDLTMRTRPRQKFLVHDGLKSWRVILCQGGRIRINKYTGNAAKRKEAEEVEESHQTEEMNQIEEEVKEEQTEVNSLGWIVPRGAEFSDTAVKKIIEANLTGRTRPRRKLLIHDGLKSWRVTLLQGGRIRIGQYTGTAAKKEKPEEVEESPQAEEMNQIEEEVNKEQTEVNSFGWIVPRGAEFSDTAIKKIIEGDLTMRTRPRQKFLVHDGLKSWRVILCQGGRIRINKYTGTVPKKEEPGESHQIEELNELKKAQQIMEGKNKIPNT; translated from the exons ATGCCCAAGTATTCACCGGAAAGGCAGAGCTTGACTGGCTCTTCCTGCTCCTGGGAGCACATAAGCTTCGAATCAGATGATG CTTCCCAAGATCGGGAGTTCTCCCTTTGGAGTCGCCGTGCACAGCCGGACTGCTCACAAGTAACGAGGCCAGGGCATGGATACAATCGGTTGCCCCCGTCTAGATCCCCAGATAGAAGCCCCCGCAGGCATCGGCAGCGAAAACCAGCCGGAGCACCGAAGCCAAGTGGTGAAACGTATACGGATGCTATGTCGTCCATTTCGCCTTGGAAGTATTCCGAGTTGCTCCAGGATAACCTGACAATGGCTCTGGTGGACATGCTCCACGATGACGGCTGCCTGCTGCGCGAGAGATGGGGGGATATCGAGGCCATGTTGGCGGATATGGTGGCCACACGAATCCAGTCGGTGCCAAGGGGCCCCCACCCGTCGTTCGACTCGTCTTACGAGATCCACGGCCACCGGGTGATCAGGTGCGCCGACGGTTTCTCAAAGATCTTCCTGGAGGACTGCGTAGCCGAACTAAGTGAAGCTTGGCATGGCCTACGCATCACGCTTGTGCACGCCAGCGCAATACCTTGTGCAGCGGCCCTGGCAGCAGGCCAGGATGAACGGACTACCTTATCCAGCAAGAATATAGATCAGATGGAGAAAAACTCTTTAGGCTGGATGGTACCGCGGGGAGCGAAACTATCCCACATTGCGATCCAGGAGATCCAGTACAGAAATGTGAACAAGCCAAAAGGCCAACAGAAACGATTCCTGCTTCAGGATGGTTCAAAAAGCTGGAGGGTACTCTTAGGCCGAGGCCATAAAGTGCGTGTTGTAGAACACGTTCCAAAAATGAAGGAAGTGGAGCAGACGCACGAGGAGCAGACGGATGACGAGCAGGCGGATGAGGAACAGACGCATGAGGAACAGACGGAAGAGGTGGACCAGTCGTATGAAGAGTACATTGGAACTGGGGCGCAGAAGGAAATAGAGAAAAGCCACCAGATGGAGGAGATGAACCAGATAGAGGAAGGGGTCAACGAGCAGCAGACAGAGGTTAACTCTTTCGGGTGGATAGTACCTCGGGGAGCTGAGTTCTCCGACACTGCGATCAAGAAAATAATAGAAGGCGATCTCACTATGCGAACGAGATCGCGGCAGAAGTTTCTGGTTCATGATGGCTTGAAATCCTGGAGAGTAATCCTGTGTCAAGGTGGTCGAATACGCATTAACAAATATACTGGAAATGCGGCGAAAAGGAAAGAAGCAGAGGAAGTAGAGGAAAGCCACCAGACAGAGGAGATGAACCAGATAGAGGAAGGGGTCAACGAGCAGCAGACAGAGGTTAACTCTTTCGGCTGGATAGTACCTCGGGGAGCTGAGTTCTCCGACACTGCGATCAAGAAAATAATAGAAGGTGATCTCACTATGCGAACGAGACCGCGGCAGAAGTTCTTGGTTCATGATGGCTTGAAATCCTGGAGAGTAATCCTGTGTCAAGGTGGTCGAATACGCATTAACAAATATACTGGAAATGCGGCGAAAAGGAAAGAAGCAGAGGAAGTAGAGGAAAGCCACCAGACAGAGGAGATGAACCAGATAGAGGAAGAGGTCAAAGAGGAGCAGACGGAGGTTAACTCCTTAGGCTGGATAGTACCTCGAGGAGCTGAGTTCTCCGACACTGCGGTCAAGAAAATAATAGAAGCTAATCTCACTGGGCGAACAAGACCGCGTCGGAAACTCCTAATTCATGATGGCTTGAAATCCTGGAGAGTGACCCTGTTACAAGGTGGTCGAATACGCATTGGCCAGTACACTGGCACTGCGGCGAAGAAGGAAAAACCAGAGGAAGTAGAGGAAAGCCCCCAGGCAGAGGAGATGAACCAGATTGAGGAAGAGGTCAATAAGGAGCAGACAGAGGTCAACTCTTTCGGCTGGATAGTACCTCGGGGAGCTGAGTTCTCGGACACAGCGATTAAGAAAATTATAGAAGGCGATCTCACTATGCGGACGAGACCGCGGCAGAAGTTTCTGGTTCATGATGGCTTGAAATCCTGGAGAGTAATCCTGTGTCAAGGTGGTCGAATACGCATTAACAAGTATACTGGAACTGTGCCGAAGAAGGAAGAACCAGGGGAAAGCCACCAGATAGAGGAGTTGAACGAGTTAAAGAAAGCGCAGCAGATTATGGAGGGCAAGAATAAAATTCCAAACAcctaa